From a region of the Agrobacterium tumefaciens genome:
- a CDS encoding coproporphyrinogen III oxidase, translating into MNGEHQISAPGTSLLPDTGDPGFGIYLHWPFCAAKCPYCDFNSHVRHKPVDQERFTAAFLKEMERMRAISGPRVVTSIFMGGGTPSLMDPRTVGAVLDGVSRFWHVPDGIEITMEANPSSVEAERFRGYRAAGVNRVSLGVQALNDRDLKFLGRLHDVADALKAIRLAREIFPRMSFDLIYARPKQTVEEWDAELKEAISYAVDHLSLYQLTIEEGTPFYGLHKAGKLIVPDGEHSAILYEATQEITERYGMPAYEVSNHARPGAESRHNLTYWRYGDYAGIGPGAHGRLTKGSSKLATATQRHPETWLEAVERDGHGMVDQELLGVDEQSDELLLMGLRLREGVDLARWSELSGRELDPEKEDFLLQHGFVERLGNSRLRCTPAGMLILDAVVADLAC; encoded by the coding sequence ATGAACGGGGAGCATCAGATTTCTGCCCCCGGCACATCGCTTCTGCCGGATACGGGTGATCCGGGGTTTGGTATATATCTGCACTGGCCGTTCTGTGCGGCCAAGTGTCCCTATTGTGATTTCAACAGTCATGTCCGCCACAAACCCGTGGATCAGGAGCGATTTACTGCAGCTTTCCTGAAAGAAATGGAGCGCATGCGGGCCATCAGTGGTCCTCGCGTCGTCACCAGCATCTTCATGGGCGGCGGCACACCATCGCTGATGGACCCACGGACGGTTGGCGCTGTCCTCGATGGCGTCTCACGCTTCTGGCATGTGCCAGATGGCATCGAGATTACCATGGAGGCCAACCCGTCCAGCGTCGAGGCTGAGCGTTTTCGCGGCTATCGGGCGGCGGGTGTCAACCGGGTGTCACTCGGTGTGCAGGCCCTCAATGATCGTGACCTGAAATTCCTGGGCAGATTGCATGATGTTGCCGATGCCTTGAAAGCGATCCGGCTGGCACGCGAGATCTTTCCACGCATGTCTTTCGATCTGATCTATGCCCGCCCCAAACAGACGGTGGAGGAATGGGACGCGGAACTGAAAGAAGCGATCTCCTACGCCGTGGATCATCTGTCGCTCTACCAGTTGACGATCGAGGAAGGCACCCCCTTCTACGGTCTGCACAAAGCAGGCAAACTCATTGTGCCGGACGGTGAACATTCGGCTATTCTTTATGAGGCAACGCAAGAAATCACCGAGCGTTACGGCATGCCCGCCTATGAAGTGTCGAACCACGCGCGTCCCGGCGCGGAAAGCCGACACAATCTCACTTACTGGCGGTATGGAGATTATGCCGGCATCGGACCTGGCGCCCATGGGCGTTTGACAAAGGGCTCGTCCAAGCTTGCGACCGCGACCCAGCGACATCCGGAAACCTGGCTCGAAGCCGTGGAACGCGACGGGCACGGCATGGTCGACCAGGAGCTTCTGGGCGTTGACGAACAGTCGGACGAACTGCTGCTGATGGGTCTTCGGCTTCGGGAAGGCGTTGATCTTGCCAGGTGGAGCGAACTTTCAGGTCGTGAACTCGATCCGGAAAAGGAAGACTTCCTGCTGCAACACGGTTTTGTCGAACGGCTCGGCAATTCTCGCTTGCGCTGCACGCCTGCCGGCATGCTCATTCTGGACGCCGTCGTCGCTGATCTGGCCTGCTGA
- the rdgB gene encoding RdgB/HAM1 family non-canonical purine NTP pyrophosphatase has product MRKLDTRTIVVASHNKGKIAEIADLIGPFGFSAKSAAELNFAEPDETGTTFEENAAIKALASAKASGLPALSDDSGLVIDALDGAPGVYTANWAETADGTRDFQMAMQKVEDALAERRAATPAERGCRFVSVLCLAWPDGHLEYFRGEVEGSVAWPPRGTSGFGYDPIFQPQGYEATFGEMTAEEKHGWKPGDDFALSHRARAFKKFVETCLEA; this is encoded by the coding sequence ATGCGCAAGCTCGATACCCGCACGATCGTCGTCGCCAGCCACAACAAGGGCAAGATTGCCGAAATCGCCGACCTCATCGGACCGTTCGGCTTTTCGGCAAAATCGGCGGCGGAACTCAATTTCGCCGAGCCGGACGAGACCGGCACGACGTTTGAGGAAAATGCTGCCATCAAGGCGCTTGCCTCAGCGAAAGCGTCTGGTCTGCCGGCCCTCTCCGACGATTCCGGTCTGGTGATCGATGCTCTTGATGGCGCACCTGGTGTCTATACGGCCAACTGGGCGGAAACCGCTGACGGCACGCGCGATTTCCAGATGGCCATGCAGAAGGTCGAGGATGCACTTGCCGAGCGCAGGGCTGCAACTCCTGCCGAGCGAGGCTGCCGTTTCGTCAGCGTGCTCTGCCTTGCCTGGCCGGATGGTCATCTCGAGTATTTCCGTGGAGAGGTTGAAGGCTCTGTTGCCTGGCCGCCACGCGGAACGAGCGGGTTCGGTTACGATCCGATTTTCCAGCCGCAAGGCTATGAGGCGACATTCGGCGAAATGACCGCCGAGGAAAAACACGGCTGGAAACCGGGCGATGATTTTGCCCTTTCGCACCGTGCGCGTGCATTCAAGAAATTCGTAGAAACGTGCCTGGAGGCTTGA